In Candidatus Sulfurimonas marisnigri, a single genomic region encodes these proteins:
- the grpE gene encoding nucleotide exchange factor GrpE, whose product MSKENDEESQNEPLINEEENIDEAEAEAEAVENEFDLLQEELIALKDKYARVHADFDNIKKRLEREKYTAVEYSNEKFAKDMIPVMDALQMALSSTAGVADPVEHYEKLKEGIELTLKQLSTSLEKHGVTMVSHDEPFDPNIHNAIQSVDSEDVESGNIVQTFQTGYKYKERPLREAMVIVAN is encoded by the coding sequence ATGTCAAAAGAAAATGATGAAGAATCACAAAACGAACCTCTGATTAATGAAGAGGAAAATATAGATGAAGCAGAAGCAGAGGCGGAAGCAGTTGAAAATGAATTTGATCTTTTACAAGAAGAGCTTATAGCTCTTAAAGACAAATATGCACGTGTGCATGCTGATTTTGACAACATCAAAAAACGCTTAGAGCGTGAAAAATATACAGCGGTTGAATACTCAAATGAGAAGTTTGCCAAAGATATGATTCCAGTTATGGATGCACTTCAAATGGCACTATCTTCTACAGCTGGTGTTGCAGACCCGGTAGAACATTATGAAAAACTAAAAGAGGGTATAGAACTTACGCTCAAGCAGCTTAGTACATCTTTAGAAAAGCATGGTGTTACTATGGTTTCACACGATGAACCATTTGATCCAAACATCCATAACGCTATTCAAAGTGTAGATAGTGAAGATGTTGAGTCTGGGAATATAGTTCAAACTTTTCAAACTGGTTATAAGTATAAAGAGAGACCACTGCGTGAAGCTATGGTTATAGTTGCGAATTAA
- the ilvC gene encoding ketol-acid reductoisomerase, producing MALDVYYDKDCNIDIIKGKKVAMIGFGSQGHAHAENLRDSGVEVCVGLRKNGSSWAKAEAKNFEVLTVAEATAKADVIMILLPDENQAEIYTNEIAPNLKDGATIAFGHGFNIHYGRIHPAANINVTMIAPKAPGHTVRSEFVRGGGIPDLIAIGQDPSGQTRELALSYASAIGGGRTAIIETTFKDETETDLFGEQAVLCGGATALVQAGFETLTEAGYAPELAYFECLHELKLIVDLMFEGGIADMRYSISNTAEYGDYVSGKRVINQESKDAMREILKEIQDGRFAKDFILEGQSGYPRMNAERTNARASLIEQTGVNLREMMPWISKNKIVDTSKN from the coding sequence ATGGCATTAGACGTTTATTATGATAAAGACTGTAATATAGACATTATCAAAGGCAAAAAAGTTGCAATGATAGGTTTTGGTTCACAAGGTCACGCACACGCAGAGAACTTAAGAGACAGCGGTGTAGAAGTGTGTGTCGGTCTTCGTAAAAATGGTTCTTCATGGGCAAAAGCTGAAGCTAAAAACTTTGAAGTTTTAACAGTTGCGGAAGCTACTGCTAAAGCAGATGTAATAATGATTCTTCTTCCAGATGAAAATCAAGCAGAAATCTATACAAATGAAATTGCTCCAAACTTAAAAGATGGTGCTACTATCGCTTTTGGTCACGGTTTTAACATTCACTATGGAAGAATTCACCCAGCAGCAAATATAAATGTAACTATGATTGCTCCTAAGGCTCCAGGACATACTGTTCGTTCAGAATTTGTTCGTGGTGGCGGTATTCCAGACTTAATCGCTATCGGTCAAGATCCAAGTGGTCAAACTAGAGAGTTAGCTCTTTCTTATGCTTCAGCAATCGGTGGCGGTAGAACTGCAATTATTGAGACAACTTTCAAAGATGAGACAGAAACTGACTTATTCGGAGAACAAGCTGTTTTATGTGGTGGTGCTACAGCATTAGTTCAAGCTGGTTTTGAAACATTAACAGAGGCTGGCTATGCTCCTGAACTTGCATACTTTGAGTGTCTTCACGAACTTAAACTAATCGTTGACTTAATGTTTGAGGGTGGTATCGCTGATATGAGATACTCTATCTCTAATACTGCTGAATACGGTGATTATGTTTCTGGTAAACGTGTTATCAATCAAGAGTCTAAAGATGCTATGAGAGAAATTCTTAAAGAGATTCAAGATGGTAGATTTGCTAAAGACTTCATTTTAGAAGGTCAATCAGGTTATCCTCGTATGAATGCTGAGCGTACAAATGCTAGAGCTTCATTAATCGAGCAAACAGGTGTTAATCTTAGAGAGATGATGCCATGGATTTCAAAAAACAAAATCGTAGACACTTCTAAAAACTAA
- a CDS encoding DNA polymerase III subunit delta' encodes MLIHDSKKGYILISTEIESEFERLSQELKPNRVVGFIEDDFKIEHAKAVVAEAYISESQTKYIIIGSSSFTNVAQNSLLKVLEEPPKNIEFIIISPTKSNLLPTVRSRLPIVKGKKIHSVQNIELNLARIDYAEVFSFLKSNARITKSDAKVLVEALYYRATVVDMLILSISQLENFDKAYRLLELNSRPQSVLALILMSFVGDKNAG; translated from the coding sequence ATGTTAATTCATGATTCTAAAAAAGGGTATATATTAATCTCTACGGAGATAGAATCTGAGTTTGAGAGACTGTCCCAAGAACTAAAGCCAAACCGCGTAGTAGGCTTTATAGAAGATGACTTTAAGATAGAACATGCAAAAGCTGTTGTGGCTGAAGCCTATATAAGTGAATCTCAAACTAAATACATAATTATTGGCTCATCGAGTTTCACTAATGTAGCACAAAACTCACTTCTTAAGGTTTTAGAAGAACCCCCTAAAAACATAGAATTTATAATCATTTCCCCTACAAAATCAAACCTGCTTCCAACAGTTCGATCAAGATTGCCTATTGTAAAGGGTAAAAAAATTCACAGCGTACAAAATATAGAACTAAACCTTGCAAGGATTGACTATGCAGAAGTTTTTTCATTTTTAAAAAGCAATGCAAGAATAACAAAATCAGATGCTAAAGTTCTAGTAGAAGCACTTTACTATCGTGCCACTGTTGTTGACATGCTAATACTTTCAATCTCTCAACTAGAGAATTTTGATAAAGCTTATAGACTTTTAGAGCTAAACTCAAGGCCACAAAGTGTACTAGCTCTTATACTGATGAGTTTTGTAGGAGATAAAAATGCAGGTTAA
- a CDS encoding diguanylate cyclase, with translation MRFPIIGDIASKSVIFIDVKSSMSDAIEMMFKNGHRNIIIKDNDVFRILTVVDILNIQSKNIDLEAPIKDFKLSIVPTINRYKNVLDTIEFLNGSVEYICVTNEDGSLYGLVTHTDITSNIDPDTLMDNYRLHDLLRLGSRMKWVNKDDKTSTLLSEMTSSSFDNVIVVEDSRPLGILTTKDVMKLIKDSKKLDLPISTYMSSPVNTINKSASIKEALDFIKQMHYKRVVVVDDEGLLVGIVSQKELISLTYSRWAMLMKEYHEELTEINSMLENKNREYAEMASTDSLTGLYNRHKFSELFLSSYASMTQRENDMSLIILDIDYFKKINDNFGHNAGDKVLIQVSHSLLKTLRNLDIICRWGGEEFIILLPTASLEKAIYLAEKLRVYIRELDLGAIGTISASFGVSQVRIGESMESVVDRADKALYLAKNSGRNCVRTELDL, from the coding sequence ATGAGATTTCCAATAATCGGAGACATAGCAAGTAAATCGGTAATATTTATTGATGTTAAAAGTTCAATGTCAGATGCGATAGAGATGATGTTTAAGAACGGACATAGAAATATAATAATAAAAGATAATGATGTTTTTCGTATTTTGACTGTTGTTGATATTTTAAACATACAATCTAAAAACATAGATTTAGAAGCTCCAATAAAAGATTTTAAATTATCAATAGTTCCTACGATAAATAGATATAAAAATGTCTTAGATACAATAGAATTTTTAAATGGCAGTGTAGAGTATATATGTGTAACAAATGAAGATGGCTCGTTATATGGATTAGTTACTCATACTGATATTACAAGCAATATTGATCCAGATACACTTATGGATAACTACCGTCTGCATGATCTTTTAAGACTTGGCAGTAGAATGAAGTGGGTAAACAAAGATGATAAAACATCTACTTTACTCAGCGAAATGACTTCAAGCTCATTCGATAATGTAATTGTTGTTGAAGATTCAAGGCCTCTTGGTATATTAACAACAAAAGATGTTATGAAACTAATAAAAGATAGTAAAAAGCTTGATTTGCCTATTAGTACATATATGTCATCACCGGTTAATACTATAAACAAAAGCGCTTCTATTAAAGAGGCTCTTGATTTTATAAAACAAATGCATTATAAAAGAGTCGTAGTTGTTGATGATGAAGGGCTTTTAGTTGGAATAGTTTCACAAAAGGAGCTTATCTCTTTGACATACTCAAGATGGGCTATGCTTATGAAAGAGTATCATGAAGAGCTTACAGAGATAAACTCAATGCTGGAAAATAAAAACAGAGAATATGCGGAGATGGCTTCAACAGACTCTTTAACAGGATTGTATAATCGTCATAAGTTTAGTGAACTTTTTCTCTCATCATATGCATCGATGACACAAAGAGAGAATGATATGTCTTTGATAATTTTGGATATAGACTATTTTAAAAAAATAAATGATAATTTTGGTCATAATGCCGGTGATAAAGTTCTTATTCAAGTCTCTCATTCACTGTTAAAAACCTTAAGAAATTTAGATATTATTTGTAGATGGGGTGGAGAGGAGTTTATTATTCTTCTTCCAACTGCCAGTTTAGAAAAGGCCATATACTTAGCAGAAAAGTTAAGAGTTTATATTCGGGAATTAGACTTAGGTGCCATTGGTACTATTAGTGCTAGCTTTGGTGTATCACAGGTAAGGATAGGTGAAAGTATGGAAAGCGTTGTTGACAGAGCAGATAAAGCTTTGTATTTAGCTAAAAACTCTGGAAGAAATTGTGTTAGAACGGAGTTAGATTTATAG
- a CDS encoding aspartate kinase, giving the protein MLIVQKFGGTSVGDLDRIQNVANRVSETKKAGNDVVVVVSAMSGETNKLVGYAEHFSSNPSRAEMDMLLSSGERVTASLLSIALNEMGFSAVAMTGRKAGIITDSLHTKARIEEINPDVMISAIKDGKIIVVAGFQGVNENGDVTTLGRGGSDLSAVAIAGAIKADLCEIYTDVSGIYTTDPRIEPKAKKLDNISYDEMLELASLGAKVLQNRSVELAKKLNVNLVTRTSFSNEEGTLITKEENIMEKPLVSGIALDKNQARISLMGVIDRPGIASEIFSKLALNDVNVDMIIQNKAHDGTTNIDFTVPVGDLYEAKGVVDTFVQKGDVKDDSYNEKICKVSVVGVGMKSHAGVAAKAFSAMAVESININMISTSEIKISMVVDEKYAELAVRSLHNAYELDK; this is encoded by the coding sequence ATGTTAATAGTACAAAAATTTGGCGGCACAAGTGTAGGTGATTTGGATCGCATACAAAATGTGGCTAATCGCGTAAGTGAAACTAAAAAAGCTGGAAATGATGTGGTTGTAGTTGTTTCTGCTATGAGTGGGGAGACTAACAAGCTGGTTGGATACGCTGAACACTTTTCATCTAATCCCTCAAGAGCTGAGATGGACATGTTGCTAAGCTCAGGAGAGAGAGTGACAGCCTCACTTCTTTCAATTGCATTAAACGAGATGGGATTTTCCGCGGTTGCAATGACTGGGAGAAAAGCTGGGATTATTACAGATAGTCTTCATACAAAAGCCCGCATTGAAGAGATTAACCCTGATGTTATGATCAGTGCTATTAAAGATGGTAAAATCATAGTAGTGGCTGGTTTTCAAGGGGTAAATGAAAATGGTGACGTTACAACTCTTGGTCGTGGTGGAAGTGATTTAAGTGCTGTTGCAATTGCTGGAGCTATAAAAGCAGATTTATGTGAGATATATACGGATGTTAGCGGAATATACACGACAGACCCTCGCATAGAACCAAAAGCAAAAAAACTTGATAATATCTCTTATGATGAGATGTTGGAACTAGCAAGTCTGGGTGCTAAAGTGCTTCAAAATCGTTCAGTTGAATTAGCAAAAAAATTAAATGTAAATTTAGTTACAAGAACAAGCTTCTCTAACGAAGAGGGAACATTAATAACTAAGGAAGAAAATATTATGGAAAAACCGTTAGTAAGCGGAATCGCACTAGATAAGAATCAAGCTCGTATCTCATTAATGGGTGTAATTGACAGACCAGGAATAGCATCTGAGATTTTTAGTAAATTAGCATTAAATGATGTTAATGTAGATATGATTATTCAAAACAAAGCTCATGATGGCACTACAAATATTGACTTCACAGTACCTGTAGGTGATTTGTATGAGGCTAAAGGGGTTGTTGATACATTTGTTCAAAAAGGCGATGTTAAAGATGACTCTTATAATGAAAAAATATGTAAAGTTTCTGTTGTTGGTGTTGGCATGAAATCACATGCGGGCGTAGCAGCTAAAGCATTTTCTGCAATGGCGGTAGAAAGTATAAATATAAATATGATCTCTACTTCAGAGATAAAAATATCTATGGTAGTAGATGAAAAATATGCAGAACTAGCTGTTAGAAGTCTCCATAATGCATACGAGCTAGATAAATAA
- a CDS encoding HobA family DNA replication regulator produces the protein MQDFAQWSLDTIREEGSSFSWLEEQRFDWTTTTSQALEQILNGKTIILITDRSRKWLETYILCLINSERQDRPLIPVISIDSMYKHYNSVSGGEMIDVLEDMISLSHKHDYFFWYIGKGDDKRADIAKRKDNSYFWIFDEDYLNAFNLRSYDKSLDIKLLQLYRLFDASLNSAMFGEVDVNS, from the coding sequence ATGCAGGATTTTGCACAGTGGAGCTTAGATACTATTAGGGAAGAGGGTAGTAGTTTTAGTTGGTTGGAAGAACAGAGATTTGACTGGACAACGACTACTTCACAGGCCTTGGAACAAATTTTAAACGGCAAAACAATTATTTTAATAACCGACAGAAGCAGAAAATGGCTAGAGACATACATACTTTGTCTTATTAACAGCGAGAGACAAGATCGACCACTCATTCCTGTTATCAGCATTGATAGTATGTACAAGCACTACAACAGCGTAAGTGGTGGTGAGATGATTGATGTGCTAGAAGATATGATTTCACTTTCACATAAACATGATTACTTCTTTTGGTATATTGGTAAAGGTGATGATAAAAGAGCAGACATAGCAAAAAGAAAAGATAACAGTTATTTTTGGATATTTGATGAAGATTATCTAAATGCTTTTAATCTAAGGTCATATGACAAGTCTCTTGATATAAAACTATTGCAACTCTACCGTCTTTTTGATGCATCTCTAAATTCAGCGATGTTTGGAGAGGTAGATGTTAATTCATGA
- the folP gene encoding dihydropteroate synthase, which translates to MQVNKLSSSIDAKKYLNNLGVDSGGVNILSSKMSHHIIYIKELHVGGANILKQDALSIGADLAVPRGTVIAKTLHVDCILIATTAQLKTLSKKELAQPFGLKELASKLQDILKVSKPLHVDVMGVINANDDSFFSASRFNGSDAINKIEQMIEDGAHIIDIGGVSSAPNSLHVESYEELRRVKPIIDVIKKMKLYEKVKFSIDSYEPKVISYALDGGFKIVNDITGLENDEVCKLCASYNATAVIMHMQGSPQTMQKNPQYEDILSDVYSFLENRIKKAESFGINDIIVDIGIGFGKTLEDNLMLIKHLEHFLTLNKPILVGASRKSMIDKISSSLPHERLAGSLTLHLEAVKNGASMLRVHDVGEHIQAIKVQEAINGI; encoded by the coding sequence ATGCAGGTTAATAAATTATCAAGCTCAATTGATGCTAAAAAATATTTAAACAATCTTGGAGTAGACAGCGGCGGAGTGAACATTCTCTCTTCAAAAATGTCGCATCATATTATTTATATAAAAGAGCTACATGTAGGCGGTGCAAATATACTAAAACAGGATGCTCTTAGCATAGGAGCAGACTTGGCAGTGCCTCGCGGAACTGTTATTGCTAAAACTCTACATGTAGACTGCATACTTATTGCTACAACTGCTCAGTTGAAAACTCTTAGTAAAAAAGAGTTGGCTCAACCTTTTGGACTAAAAGAGCTGGCTAGTAAACTGCAAGATATATTAAAAGTTTCAAAGCCTTTACATGTAGATGTTATGGGTGTAATAAATGCTAACGACGATAGCTTTTTCTCAGCTTCTAGATTTAATGGCAGTGATGCAATAAATAAAATAGAGCAGATGATAGAAGATGGTGCGCATATTATAGATATCGGAGGGGTTTCATCTGCTCCAAACTCTCTACATGTAGAGAGTTATGAAGAGCTAAGAAGAGTAAAACCAATAATTGATGTGATTAAAAAAATGAAACTTTATGAAAAAGTAAAGTTTAGTATCGACAGCTATGAGCCAAAGGTAATCTCCTATGCCCTTGATGGCGGTTTTAAAATAGTTAATGATATTACAGGTTTAGAAAATGATGAGGTCTGTAAACTTTGCGCATCCTACAATGCTACTGCCGTTATAATGCATATGCAGGGTTCTCCTCAAACAATGCAGAAGAATCCTCAATATGAAGATATCTTAAGTGACGTTTACTCATTTTTGGAAAATAGAATTAAAAAAGCTGAATCTTTTGGAATAAATGACATAATTGTCGATATAGGCATAGGTTTTGGCAAAACGCTTGAAGACAACCTTATGTTGATTAAACACTTGGAACACTTTTTAACTCTGAATAAACCTATACTTGTAGGTGCCTCAAGAAAGTCAATGATAGATAAAATCTCATCTTCTTTACCTCACGAGAGGCTGGCAGGTAGTTTGACTTTACATCTAGAAGCAGTTAAAAATGGTGCTTCTATGCTCCGTGTGCATGACGTAGGTGAGCATATTCAAGCTATAAAAGTACAAGAAGCTATAAACGGCATATAA
- the dnaK gene encoding molecular chaperone DnaK: MSKVIGIDLGTTNSCVAVYEGGEAKIIPNKEGKNTTPSVVAFTDKGEVLVGDPAKRQAITNPNKTISSIKRIMGLMMSEENAKAAHDKVTYNIVDKDGSAAVDVDGKIYTPQEISAKILSKLKEDAESYLGSTVTDAVITVPAYFNDAQRKATKDAGTIAGLNVLRIINEPTASALAYGLESKAEENVLVYDLGGGTFDVTVLEISDGTFEVLSTDGNAFLGGDDFDNKIVDFLNSEFKNTHGIDLKNDKMALQRLKDAAENAKKELSSSTETEINLPFITMTEAGPQHLVIKLTRAKFEGMIEELVEETIDHIKTAMKESGLENSDIKEIIMVGGSIRVPKAQEMVSAYFGGKTLNKSVNPDEVVAAGAAIQGGVLRGDVKDVLLLDVTPLSLGIETLGGVMTKIIEKGTTIPVKKSQVFSTAEDNQPAVSISVGQGEREFAKDNKSLGLFELGNIAAAPRGVPQIEVTFDIDANGILTVSSTDKGTGKSQSITISGSSGLSEEEINKMVQDAEEHKAEDSKRKELVDLKNQADALITQTEKSLGEIGDKIDAEEKAKIEAAVTDLKDTLKDESATKEQIEEKVKVLTEASHKMAEQMYKKEEEGGEAGEADQKKKKNDEDVIDAEIE; encoded by the coding sequence ATGAGTAAAGTAATTGGTATAGATTTAGGAACAACAAATTCATGTGTAGCAGTTTATGAGGGTGGTGAAGCAAAAATCATCCCAAACAAAGAGGGAAAGAATACTACTCCATCAGTTGTAGCATTTACAGATAAAGGTGAAGTTTTAGTAGGAGATCCAGCTAAGCGTCAAGCAATCACAAACCCAAATAAGACTATCTCTTCAATCAAGAGAATTATGGGTCTTATGATGAGTGAAGAGAATGCTAAAGCAGCACACGATAAAGTAACTTACAATATAGTAGATAAAGATGGTTCAGCAGCTGTTGATGTAGATGGTAAAATCTACACTCCGCAAGAGATTTCTGCTAAGATTCTTTCTAAATTAAAAGAAGATGCTGAGAGTTATTTAGGTTCAACTGTAACTGATGCAGTTATAACAGTTCCAGCATACTTTAATGATGCACAAAGAAAAGCAACAAAAGATGCTGGAACTATTGCTGGTCTTAATGTTCTTCGTATTATTAATGAGCCAACTGCTTCTGCTCTTGCTTATGGTTTAGAGAGCAAAGCTGAAGAGAATGTACTTGTATATGACCTTGGTGGTGGAACATTTGATGTTACTGTTTTAGAAATTTCTGACGGTACTTTTGAAGTTCTTTCAACTGATGGTAATGCATTTTTAGGTGGTGATGATTTTGACAATAAAATCGTTGACTTCTTAAACAGTGAGTTTAAAAACACACATGGAATAGATCTTAAAAATGATAAAATGGCTCTACAACGTCTAAAAGATGCTGCCGAGAATGCTAAAAAAGAGCTAAGTTCATCTACTGAAACTGAGATCAACTTACCATTTATTACTATGACAGAAGCTGGACCTCAGCATCTTGTTATCAAACTTACTCGTGCTAAATTTGAAGGTATGATTGAAGAACTAGTAGAAGAGACTATTGATCACATCAAAACAGCAATGAAAGAGTCTGGTTTAGAAAACAGTGATATCAAAGAGATTATCATGGTTGGTGGTTCAATCCGTGTTCCAAAAGCACAAGAGATGGTTTCAGCATACTTTGGTGGTAAAACACTAAACAAAAGTGTAAACCCTGATGAAGTTGTTGCTGCGGGTGCTGCTATTCAAGGTGGTGTTCTTAGAGGAGATGTTAAAGATGTTCTTCTTCTAGATGTTACTCCTCTTTCACTTGGTATTGAGACTCTTGGTGGAGTTATGACTAAGATTATTGAAAAAGGTACAACTATTCCAGTTAAAAAATCTCAAGTTTTCTCAACTGCAGAAGATAACCAACCAGCTGTTTCTATCTCAGTAGGTCAAGGTGAGAGAGAATTCGCTAAAGATAACAAATCTTTAGGTCTTTTTGAGCTAGGAAACATTGCGGCAGCTCCAAGAGGTGTTCCACAAATCGAAGTAACTTTTGACATTGATGCAAACGGTATTTTAACCGTTAGCTCAACTGATAAAGGTACTGGTAAATCTCAATCAATCACTATCTCTGGATCATCAGGGTTAAGCGAAGAAGAGATCAATAAAATGGTTCAAGATGCTGAAGAGCACAAAGCTGAAGATTCAAAAAGAAAAGAGTTAGTTGACCTTAAAAATCAAGCTGATGCACTGATAACTCAAACTGAAAAATCTTTAGGTGAAATCGGTGATAAAATCGATGCTGAAGAGAAAGCTAAAATTGAAGCTGCAGTAACTGACTTAAAAGATACTCTAAAAGATGAGTCTGCAACCAAAGAGCAAATTGAAGAGAAAGTAAAAGTATTAACTGAAGCTTCTCATAAAATGGCTGAGCAGATGTATAAAAAAGAAGAAGAAGGCGGTGAGGCTGGTGAAGCTGACCAAAAGAAAAAGAAAAATGATGAAGATGTTATCGACGCTGAAATAGAGTAG